One stretch of Nerophis ophidion isolate RoL-2023_Sa unplaced genomic scaffold, RoL_Noph_v1.0 HiC_scaffold_117, whole genome shotgun sequence DNA includes these proteins:
- the LOC133547476 gene encoding uncharacterized protein LOC133547476: protein MSEERRNPTGYGPRHATGGRWQRLVFDGDEDNYKLWEVKFLGRMRLEGLKDTILSSGEVDPEKNAECFAELIQFLDDKSLSLVMRDAADDGRKALQILRRHYASDGKPRIISLYNELCSLKKNSEETITDYIIRAEKIVTSLRNTKQVISDELSIAMVLRGLPEPYKPFVIHMTQSNDEVTFVEFKSKLRSYEETEKFEHKPNSDNVMKVDIASATCYGCGNRGHFARNCPHKTTLKWCNYHRSTTHTDETCRRKTKPDSAKQTMEKEEDSKESGTSFVFQASHLVLPDGIKQNGLMVDCGATSHIITEKSKFTRFDETFNPNKHYMELADGTRKNNVALKRGDAVVLLRNTEGKSVPVTLKNALFIPIYPQDFMSVKAATTDGAQVIFEEGQNRLITKEGNTFKLEVHERLYYLKTGSVWSPTDV from the exons atgagtgaagAAAGAAGAAACCCAACAGGTTATGGGCCCAGACATGCAACGGGAGGAAGATGGCAGCGCCTGGTCTTCGATGGAGACGAGGACAACTACAAACTTTGGGAAGTAAAATTTCTTGGTCGCATGAGACTTGAAGGTTTAAAGGACACAATACTTTCCTCTGGTGAAGTGGACCCAGAGAAGAATGCAGAATGTTTTGCAGAGCTAATCCAGTTCCTCGACGACAAAAGTCTGTCGTTGGTGATGAGAGACGCTGCTGACGATGGTCGCAAAGCACTACAAATTTTACGGCGACATTATGCCAGTGATGGTAAGCCAAGAATTATTTCCCTGTACAACGAATTGTGTTCCCTGAAGAAAAACTCCGAAGAAACTATTACAGACTACATCATTAGAGCCGAAAAGATTGTGACTTCTTTAAGAAATACAAAGCAAGTAATAAGCGATGAGTTGAGTATTGCTATGGTTCTGCGGGGCCTACCGGAACCATACAAACCATTCGTCATTCACATGACACAGAGCAACGATgaagtgacttttgtggagtttaAGAGCAAACTACGAAGCTACGAAGAGACAGAGAAATTTGAACACAAACCAAATTCAGACAACGTAATGAAAGTGGACATAGCGTCAGCAACCTGTTATGGATGTGGGAATCGTGGACATTTTGCGAGAAATTGTCCccacaaaacaacactaaagtggtGCAACTACCACAGAAGCACAACACATACAGACGAGACGTGCAGAAGAAAAACCAAGCCTGACTCTGCTAAACAAACTATGGAGAAAGAAGAAGATTCAAAGGAAAGTGGAACCTCCTTTGTGTTCCAAGCCAGTCATTTGGTGCTTCCAGACGGCATCAAACAAAATGGACTGATGGTGGACTGTGGGGCGACGTCACATATAATCACTGAGAAGAGCAAATTTACACGATTTGATGAGACTTTTAACCCAAACAAACACTACATGGAGTTGGCCGATGGAACAAGGAAGAACAACGTGGCTCTGAAGAGAGGCGATGCAGTGGTTCTTCTACGCAACACGGAAGGGAAAAGTGTCCCCGTCACACTGAAGAATGCCTTGTTCATCCCAATCTACCCACAAGACTTCATGTCGGTGAAAGCAGCCACGACTGATGGAGCTCAAGTGATCTTCGAAGAAGGACAAAACCGGCTCATCACGAAAGAAGGAAACACCTTCAAGTTAGAAGTACACGAGAGACTGTACTACCTCAAAACG GGCAGTGTGTGGAGTCCCACAGACGTATAA